One Natrinema halophilum genomic window carries:
- the mbhE gene encoding hydrogen gas-evolving membrane-bound hydrogenase subunit E → MSPDQAVIVAAVALPFAAAALTPFVFRILGEETGIVGVLVALSSFALLLTQYGAEGTVALQWIPSLDIALRFYVDGWALLFALLASGIGALVFAYSPAYMHGQSGLVRYYAAMLAFMGSIVGVALASDLIAIFLFWELTSLCSFVLIGFYTADDSSQYAARMAMLITVGGGLFLLVGLLLLSVMAGDVVGPASAFDLAAMLENSDAMQSALRDRGLFVPVMGLLAIGAATKSAQVPLHFWLPNAMAAPTPVSAFLHSATMVKVGVYFVGRVRPMFLGSEWLLLFVTLGLTTMTVCAIMAVAATDIKELLAYSTASHLGLMIAGFGFTSVYGAEAGVFHLFNHALFKAPLFLVAGIIAHETGTRQIDSLGGLRRDLPVTAAITTIVALSMAGIPPFNGFYSKELLYEAAVEASHHHDIGALGRLYPAVAVFGSIFTVLYSLRFLSLFFGDRPDELGPVQSPPLTMLVPPALLALLAAVVSVDPQLAVDAIVQSGLEATAIDPHEMHVGIPTSYSLPVGMSAVTIGVGLAAFPFYGRLNGSIRAISRAVPQIRPNWWYDAIVDGLTDEGRWLADRVHNGLLRTYATWTLSGTCVLALVGFVAAGAIEPAELGVEATLSIALVLLVAATGALAVALSDSHVAGVLTLSILGFMIAIFYILASSPDLALTQLVVETLVLLIFLLVIEEIPESYAIGLRRSIRDVVLSLAVGTTAFVTVLVTTSARPGGSTYIARQFAERAVPEGGGSNIVNVTLVDFRGFDTLGELVVIALAAISILTLIVMRGSGDGGLIDTRAGNELLDNESSDDERLEGGLSEENPLEGGPSGTPPDGGNSDDADTGIEGGDTQ, encoded by the coding sequence GCAGCACTCACGCCGTTCGTCTTCCGTATCCTCGGGGAAGAAACTGGAATCGTGGGTGTCCTCGTTGCACTGTCGTCGTTCGCTCTACTGCTAACCCAGTACGGTGCCGAAGGGACCGTCGCGCTCCAGTGGATTCCGTCCCTCGACATCGCACTCCGGTTTTACGTAGACGGGTGGGCACTACTGTTCGCGTTGCTCGCGAGCGGTATCGGTGCGCTCGTTTTCGCTTACTCGCCCGCGTACATGCACGGTCAGTCGGGTCTCGTCAGGTACTACGCAGCAATGCTCGCGTTCATGGGTTCGATCGTCGGGGTCGCACTCGCATCCGATCTGATCGCAATCTTCCTGTTCTGGGAGCTTACGAGCCTCTGTTCGTTCGTCCTGATCGGTTTCTACACCGCCGACGATTCGTCGCAGTACGCCGCTCGGATGGCCATGCTCATCACCGTGGGCGGCGGCCTCTTCCTGCTCGTGGGGCTCCTCTTGCTGTCAGTCATGGCCGGTGACGTCGTCGGTCCCGCATCCGCGTTCGACCTCGCTGCGATGCTCGAGAATTCCGACGCGATGCAGTCGGCGCTTCGGGATCGAGGACTGTTCGTTCCGGTTATGGGATTGCTCGCGATCGGCGCAGCGACGAAATCCGCACAGGTGCCGTTGCACTTCTGGCTGCCCAACGCTATGGCTGCGCCGACGCCCGTCTCGGCGTTTCTCCACTCCGCGACGATGGTCAAAGTGGGCGTGTACTTCGTCGGACGGGTTCGCCCCATGTTCCTCGGATCGGAGTGGCTGTTGCTGTTCGTGACACTCGGGTTGACGACCATGACCGTCTGTGCGATCATGGCCGTCGCGGCGACGGATATCAAAGAACTGCTCGCGTACTCGACGGCGAGCCACCTCGGTCTGATGATCGCCGGATTCGGTTTTACGTCGGTTTACGGCGCGGAGGCGGGAGTCTTCCATCTATTCAATCACGCCCTCTTCAAGGCTCCGTTGTTCCTCGTAGCCGGAATCATCGCTCACGAGACTGGAACCCGGCAGATCGACTCACTCGGCGGACTCCGACGCGATCTGCCGGTGACGGCGGCGATCACGACGATCGTCGCGCTTAGCATGGCCGGGATTCCGCCGTTCAACGGCTTTTATTCGAAAGAATTACTCTACGAGGCCGCCGTTGAGGCGAGCCACCATCACGATATCGGTGCCCTCGGCCGGCTCTATCCCGCCGTCGCCGTCTTCGGGAGTATCTTCACCGTCCTCTACTCCCTTCGATTTCTGTCTCTCTTCTTCGGGGACCGACCGGACGAACTCGGCCCCGTCCAGAGCCCGCCTCTCACGATGCTCGTCCCGCCAGCCTTGCTGGCGCTGCTCGCCGCGGTCGTCAGCGTCGATCCCCAACTCGCCGTAGACGCCATCGTCCAATCCGGCCTCGAGGCGACGGCGATCGATCCCCACGAGATGCACGTCGGAATTCCGACGTCGTACTCGCTTCCGGTCGGGATGAGCGCCGTCACGATCGGCGTCGGCCTCGCCGCGTTTCCGTTTTACGGGCGGCTCAACGGTAGCATTCGCGCGATTTCGCGAGCCGTTCCGCAGATCAGACCGAACTGGTGGTACGACGCAATCGTCGACGGCCTCACCGACGAAGGGAGATGGCTCGCCGATCGCGTCCACAACGGGCTCCTTCGAACGTACGCGACGTGGACGCTGAGTGGGACCTGCGTTCTCGCCCTCGTCGGCTTCGTCGCGGCAGGTGCGATCGAGCCAGCCGAACTCGGAGTCGAAGCCACGCTCTCCATCGCACTCGTGTTGCTCGTAGCCGCCACCGGTGCGCTCGCCGTGGCTCTCTCCGACTCGCACGTCGCGGGCGTCCTCACGCTCTCGATTCTCGGCTTTATGATCGCCATCTTCTACATCCTCGCGAGCTCACCCGACCTCGCGTTGACACAGCTCGTCGTCGAAACGCTCGTTCTGTTGATCTTCCTGCTCGTGATCGAAGAGATTCCCGAGTCGTACGCAATCGGGCTTCGACGTAGCATCCGCGACGTCGTCCTTTCGCTGGCAGTCGGTACGACTGCGTTCGTTACGGTTCTCGTTACGACCAGCGCACGTCCCGGCGGCTCGACCTATATCGCTCGTCAATTCGCAGAACGAGCGGTGCCCGAAGGCGGCGGGTCCAACATCGTCAACGTCACTCTCGTCGACTTCCGCGGCTTCGATACCCTCGGCGAACTCGTCGTGATCGCCCTCGCTGCGATTTCGATCCTGACGCTGATCGTCATGCGCGGCAGCGGCGACGGTGGGCTGATCGATACGCGAGCCGGAAACGAACTACTCGACAACGAATCGTCCGATGATGAACGCCTCGAGGGCGGACTCTCGGAAGAGAACCCTCTCGAGGGCGGTCCATCCGGAACGCCTCCCGATGGCGGGAATTCGGACGATGCCGATACCGGGATCGAAGGAGGTGACACGCAGTGA
- a CDS encoding MnhB domain-containing protein: MTTVIMRTTARVIVPIVLVVAISLFIEGHNLPGGGFIGGVLTTTAFAIIYMAFGLDFLERGILGRDVDPGKEPSRDRVVVAYRRLFAYGFAIAVASGLAPLLYDQPFLSQTFVILEGIPIYDHLEVASALAFDFGVYCVVVGGLLTILSVVGAE; the protein is encoded by the coding sequence GTGACGACTGTCATCATGCGCACGACCGCTCGAGTGATCGTTCCGATCGTCCTGGTCGTCGCGATATCGCTGTTCATCGAGGGCCACAACCTTCCCGGGGGCGGGTTCATCGGCGGCGTCCTCACGACGACGGCGTTTGCGATCATCTACATGGCCTTCGGCCTGGACTTCCTCGAGCGGGGAATCCTCGGACGTGACGTCGACCCCGGTAAGGAACCGTCTCGGGACCGCGTCGTCGTGGCCTACCGCCGGCTGTTCGCGTACGGGTTCGCGATCGCAGTCGCGAGCGGCCTCGCTCCGCTGCTTTACGACCAGCCGTTTCTCTCACAGACGTTCGTCATACTCGAGGGGATTCCGATCTACGATCATCTCGAGGTGGCGAGCGCGCTGGCGTTTGATTTCGGCGTCTACTGCGTGGTCGTCGGCGGCCTGCTTACGATTCTGTCGGTGGTGGGAGCCGAATGA
- a CDS encoding sodium:proton antiporter — translation MTAVVLAATIGALFALGTFLLLRRDLIRVVWGLTIISQAANLYLLTMGGIAPATAESVPVLAGHGDHVPETADPLVQALVLTAIVIGFGMTAFALVLSYRVYEEHDTLDVTNLGDHK, via the coding sequence ATGACGGCGGTCGTGCTCGCGGCGACGATCGGCGCGCTGTTCGCACTCGGAACGTTCCTGCTGCTACGACGAGACCTCATCCGCGTCGTCTGGGGACTGACGATCATCAGTCAGGCTGCGAACCTCTATCTCCTGACGATGGGTGGTATCGCGCCGGCAACTGCCGAGTCGGTACCGGTCCTGGCCGGCCACGGGGATCACGTCCCGGAAACAGCCGATCCGCTGGTCCAGGCGCTCGTGTTGACCGCGATCGTCATCGGCTTCGGCATGACTGCATTCGCGCTCGTACTGTCGTATCGGGTTTACGAAGAACACGACACGCTGGACGTGACGAATCTTGGTGATCACAAATGA
- a CDS encoding complex I subunit 5 family protein: MATTPIGTNSQLVIAPMLIVLVTAVATLLLGRRPQARAAVSLGGGAAYAVAVAAIDWYVVLAPNAPGIATYQVGDWPAPIGITLVADGLSAFMLTMVAVLGVASLVFSTRHLPGDEGRSYYFPLFHFLALGVTGAFLTGDLFNLFVWFEVMLMASYVFVAYSGGPEHTRAAFWYVSLNLLASAVFLLGVGGIYASTGTLNMADLARRLAEPAAYGLDPVPVVGLLGLLLSVFAIKAGLVPFQFWIPSAYRAAPPQITALLAGATKKVGIYAIIRLSFTVFAGAEIAVDLGVPGTGFAIDSPLSFVGVALFLMAGASILVGGIGAVGRDSLEGVFAYSSIGQVGFIAIPVAIAATTTSPELRQLGIVAALVYALNHTLAKGLLFLAVGAVRSATGTSSFADLGGLAKRSPALAIAVFIGSLALVGIPPLSGFFGKFLVFDAAARSASAGPALVLLLVGSLLTIAYSTRMWNRSFWGAQTDAVETAAIDPLQVAVLVVLATAILAVGVGFEPVYEFAGAAADAALDTEGYVDAVDPADASDLADSSGGDHT; this comes from the coding sequence ATGGCGACGACTCCGATCGGCACGAACTCACAGCTCGTGATCGCACCGATGCTGATCGTTCTCGTCACAGCCGTCGCAACGCTGTTGCTCGGACGTCGACCGCAAGCTCGAGCGGCGGTCAGTCTCGGCGGCGGCGCGGCGTATGCAGTCGCGGTGGCGGCGATCGACTGGTACGTCGTCCTCGCTCCGAACGCGCCCGGAATCGCGACCTATCAGGTCGGCGACTGGCCTGCCCCCATCGGAATCACGCTCGTCGCGGACGGCCTGTCGGCGTTTATGCTGACTATGGTCGCCGTTCTGGGCGTCGCATCGCTTGTCTTCTCGACCCGTCACCTTCCCGGCGATGAGGGCCGAAGCTACTACTTCCCGCTCTTTCACTTCCTGGCGCTTGGAGTTACCGGCGCGTTTCTTACTGGCGACCTCTTTAACCTCTTCGTCTGGTTCGAGGTGATGTTGATGGCCAGCTACGTATTCGTCGCGTATTCCGGCGGTCCCGAACACACACGCGCCGCATTCTGGTACGTCTCACTCAACTTGCTGGCCAGCGCCGTTTTCTTGCTCGGCGTCGGTGGCATTTACGCGTCCACGGGAACGCTAAATATGGCGGACCTTGCCCGACGTCTCGCCGAGCCGGCGGCGTACGGACTCGACCCGGTCCCGGTCGTCGGGCTGCTCGGCCTCCTCCTGTCGGTGTTCGCTATCAAAGCCGGACTCGTCCCCTTCCAGTTCTGGATTCCGAGCGCGTACCGGGCCGCACCGCCCCAGATTACCGCGTTGCTGGCTGGCGCAACGAAAAAGGTCGGCATCTACGCTATTATCCGACTGTCGTTTACGGTCTTCGCCGGTGCCGAAATCGCCGTAGATCTCGGGGTTCCGGGAACCGGATTTGCGATCGACTCGCCGCTTTCGTTCGTGGGCGTCGCACTGTTCCTCATGGCCGGTGCCAGCATCCTCGTCGGCGGCATCGGTGCCGTCGGCCGAGACTCCCTCGAAGGGGTGTTCGCGTACTCGAGCATCGGTCAGGTCGGCTTCATCGCGATCCCGGTGGCGATCGCGGCGACGACGACGAGTCCGGAACTCCGCCAGCTGGGCATCGTCGCCGCGCTGGTGTACGCGCTCAATCATACGCTCGCGAAGGGCCTTCTCTTCCTCGCCGTCGGGGCGGTCAGGTCGGCAACGGGAACCAGCAGCTTCGCCGACCTCGGCGGACTGGCAAAGCGGTCACCTGCCCTTGCTATCGCGGTGTTCATCGGTTCCTTAGCGCTCGTCGGTATTCCGCCGCTCTCTGGCTTTTTCGGCAAATTCCTCGTGTTCGACGCCGCGGCTCGCTCCGCGTCGGCGGGCCCCGCGCTCGTCCTCCTCCTCGTCGGCTCGTTACTGACGATAGCCTATTCGACCCGCATGTGGAATCGGAGCTTCTGGGGGGCCCAGACAGACGCGGTGGAAACTGCGGCGATCGACCCGTTGCAGGTGGCGGTCCTCGTCGTCCTCGCAACGGCGATCCTCGCAGTCGGCGTGGGATTCGAACCCGTCTACGAGTTCGCAGGAGCCGCAGCGGACGCCGCGCTCGACACTGAGGGGTACGTCGATGCAGTCGATCCCGCCGACGCCAGCGATCTGGCCGACTCGAGCGGCGGTGATCACACGTGA
- a CDS encoding Na+/H+ antiporter subunit E, whose translation MRVRTWPVVGVVFAALWVFVRGLALTPSTLFGGFLAGLIVGLPVAFIFRRLYSKHLDIGRGIRALPYAGLYLAAFGWELLRANVDVSYRVLSPGMPIEPEVILVPLRVESDVAITVIANSITITPGTVTLDYDEDTNALYVHGVNGRDPQAIAEPIHTWEDYALEMFDEDASPSDPPPEIVVSGGTRDRGPDRQDGGVDDD comes from the coding sequence GTGAGAGTTCGTACCTGGCCGGTCGTCGGCGTCGTCTTCGCCGCGCTGTGGGTGTTCGTCCGCGGACTGGCGCTTACGCCCTCGACGCTCTTTGGTGGGTTCCTCGCAGGCCTGATCGTTGGTCTGCCGGTCGCGTTCATTTTCCGGCGACTGTACAGCAAACACCTCGATATCGGGCGTGGGATTCGAGCGCTTCCTTACGCCGGACTCTACCTCGCCGCGTTCGGCTGGGAGCTCCTGCGGGCGAACGTCGATGTCTCCTATCGAGTTCTCTCGCCCGGCATGCCGATCGAACCGGAGGTGATTCTGGTTCCCCTGCGGGTCGAATCCGATGTGGCGATCACTGTCATCGCCAATAGTATCACGATCACACCCGGGACGGTCACGCTCGACTACGACGAAGACACGAACGCGCTGTACGTACACGGCGTCAACGGCCGCGACCCACAGGCGATCGCTGAACCCATCCACACCTGGGAGGACTACGCACTCGAGATGTTCGACGAAGACGCGTCGCCGTCCGATCCGCCGCCGGAAATCGTCGTCTCGGGTGGCACAAGAGACAGGGGTCCTGACCGCCAAGACGGAGGTGTCGACGATGACTGA
- a CDS encoding monovalent cation/H+ antiporter complex subunit F has product MTEADPAVLETAIRAALVLVSGLCVLCGYRVIRGPTNPDRVVALDAIATNVVAIAILFALLTDRGLFITVSLVLAIIGFIATVAVAKFVTEGEVIE; this is encoded by the coding sequence ATGACTGAAGCCGACCCGGCGGTCCTCGAGACGGCGATCCGTGCCGCGTTGGTCCTCGTCAGCGGTCTCTGCGTCCTCTGTGGATACCGCGTGATTCGCGGGCCGACGAACCCCGACCGAGTCGTCGCGCTGGATGCCATCGCGACGAACGTGGTCGCGATTGCGATCCTGTTCGCTCTCTTGACCGATCGAGGACTGTTCATCACCGTGAGCCTCGTCCTCGCGATTATCGGATTCATCGCGACCGTTGCCGTCGCCAAGTTCGTCACGGAAGGCGAGGTGATCGAATGA
- the mnhG gene encoding monovalent cation/H(+) antiporter subunit G — protein MILDIVVIALIVIGSFFLTVGTVGLLRLPNVYNRMHATSKPTTLGTAAIFLAGFVRFGPGGEGLTSLIGIAFLFLTVPTGSHMIARAAERIGIPFLGSVTWPDETRVDRGPSERSEGRADDE, from the coding sequence ATGATTCTCGATATCGTCGTCATCGCGCTAATCGTCATCGGCTCGTTCTTCCTGACGGTCGGGACGGTCGGTCTCCTCCGATTACCGAACGTCTACAACCGGATGCACGCCACGAGCAAGCCGACGACATTGGGTACTGCCGCAATCTTTCTGGCGGGCTTCGTTCGCTTCGGGCCCGGTGGGGAAGGGCTAACGTCGCTCATTGGGATCGCCTTTCTGTTCCTCACTGTCCCGACCGGGTCACACATGATCGCCCGAGCCGCCGAGCGGATCGGCATCCCGTTTCTCGGGAGCGTCACCTGGCCGGACGAAACGCGGGTCGACAGAGGCCCGTCGGAACGTTCCGAGGGCCGAGCGGACGACGAGTAA
- a CDS encoding SHOCT domain-containing protein: MNGIEGSDRKRTGDDPLTRLRENATAVASMLVTAFWLGAMFTGQEWWLAALLVGYIAVVPLVAILFGDEEDRREWVDDYSPGETETETSTDSATIASDADADIEARDALESLRERYAAGELTDEQFERKLDRLLSTETLEDAEEWRQGTRNERDAETEYES; this comes from the coding sequence ATGAACGGGATCGAGGGAAGCGATCGCAAGCGGACCGGGGACGATCCCCTGACCCGCCTTCGTGAGAACGCAACCGCAGTGGCGTCCATGCTCGTGACGGCGTTCTGGTTGGGCGCGATGTTCACCGGGCAGGAGTGGTGGCTCGCAGCGTTGCTCGTCGGTTACATTGCCGTCGTTCCGCTGGTCGCGATTCTGTTCGGTGACGAGGAAGATCGCCGCGAGTGGGTCGACGACTATTCGCCCGGTGAGACGGAAACGGAAACCAGCACTGACTCCGCGACGATAGCGTCGGACGCCGATGCCGATATCGAGGCTCGCGACGCACTCGAGTCCCTCCGCGAACGCTACGCGGCGGGGGAGCTTACCGACGAGCAGTTCGAGCGAAAACTCGATCGACTGCTGAGCACGGAAACGCTTGAGGACGCCGAAGAGTGGCGTCAGGGGACGCGTAACGAACGCGACGCGGAGACCGAATACGAGTCGTAA